A single genomic interval of Anopheles marshallii chromosome 2, idAnoMarsDA_429_01, whole genome shotgun sequence harbors:
- the LOC128719586 gene encoding ABC transporter G family member 23 — protein sequence MSNTTMVGGNQQPAAPAPTQPPGTQPQPAEDGLSVIRPDLDKRRIQRMFSWTADSPAVTGSETSVATIDDGGTMWSRQQNAVSVRHAFKSYGTKKKPNQVLSNLNMTVAKGTIYGLLGASGCGKTTLLSCIVGRKRLNSGEIWVLGGKPGTKGSGVPGARVGYMPQEIALYGEFSIRETMMYFGWIFGMHTSEIVERLQFLLNFLDLPSESRLVKNLSGGQQRRVSFAVALMHDPELLILDEPTVGVDPLLRQSIWNHLVHITKAGQKTVIITTHYIEEARQAHTIGLMRSGRLLAEESPSCLLSMYRCSSLEDVFLKLSRKQGQTNTAPAELNISNNISLSALAFGNKKDNPVYVSQESGVVGLNFHQSKEVLISDSNGSTIAINGLNGSAPGAISQAVECDNCTECSGCSNFTSKGKIRALLVKNFLRMWRNVGVMLFIFALPVMQVILFCLAIGRDPTNLKMAIVNGEMNSTIGADCAFDPGCSFTNLSCRYLSHLNTTIVKEYYSDLDSALGAVRDGNAWGALYFTDNFTDALVARIALGRDADDETLDQSEIRVWLDMSNQQIGIMLNRDLQVAYREFAQQLLRVCDNNPKLGDVPIQFKAPIYGTNDPSFTDFVAPGVILTIVFFLAVALTSSALIIERTEGLLDRSWVAGVTPTEILFSHVVTQFVVMCGQTALVLIFMIVVFGVTNNGEIGWIVVLTILQGLCGMCFGFVISAICELERNAIQLALGSFYPTLLLSGVIWPIEGMPLVLRYVSLCLPLTLATTSLRSILARGWSIMEPDVYMGFVSTIAWIALFLVITMLVLKFKRG from the exons CGGTAGCGAGACCAGTGTGGCAACGATCGACGATGGAGGGACGATGTGGAGCAGACAGCAGAATGCCGTCTCCGTGCGGCATGCGTTCAAATCGTACGGCACCAAGAAGAAACCAAATCAAGTTCTATCGAATCTTAACATGACAGTAGCCAAAGGAACTAT TTATGGACTTTTAGGAGCATCCGGTTGCGGTAAAACGACACTTCTATCATGCATAGTAGGCAGAAAGCGACTAAACTCAGGAGAAATATGGGTCCTTGGAGGAAAGCCGGGAACAAAGG GATCCGGAGTGCCGGGAGCCCGCGTAGGTTATATGCCGCAGGAGATAGCTTTATACGGCGAATTCTCAATCCGCGAGACGATGATGTACTTCGGCTGGATCTTTGGCATGCACACGTCAGAGATCGTCGAGCGGTTACAGTTTTTGCTCAATTTTCTCGATTTGCCATCGGAGTCTCGGTTGGTGAAGAACTTGAG TGGCGGTCAGCAGCGTCGTGTTTCGTTCGCCGTTGCCCTGATGCATGATCCGGAGCTACTCATTCTCGATGAACCAACCGTCGGTGTGGATCCACTACTTAGACAAAGTATATGGAATCATCTCGTACACATCACCAAGGCCGGCCAGAAAACCGTCATCATTACGACACATTACATCGAAGAAGCCCGACAAGCACACACA ATCGGTTTGATGCGATCCGGTCGACTGTTGGCAGAAGAATCGCCCAGCTGTCTGCTGTCGATGTATCGCTGCAGCAGCTTGGAAGATGTCTTCCTTAAGCTGTCACGTAAACAGGGCCAAACTAATACGGCACCAGCTGAGCTGAACATCAG CAACAACATATCACTTTCGGCGCTAGCATTTGGCAACAAAAAGGATAACCCAGTCTACGTCAGCCAGGAAAGTGGAGTCGTCGGACTAAACTTCCACCAGAGCAAGGAAGTGCTCATCAGTGACAGTAACGGATCCACCATTGCT ATTAACGGACTCAATGGGTCAGCGCCCGGTGCGATCAGTCAGGCAGTCGAATGCGATAACTGTACCGAATGTTCGGGTTGTTCCAAT TTCACGTCGAAGGGAAAAATCCGTGCACTGCTCGTGAAAAACTTCCTGCGCATGTGGCGAAACGTGGGCGTGATGCTGTTCATCTTTGCCCTCCCGGTAATGCAGGTGATTCTGTTCTGTTTGGCAATTGGACGCGACCCAACCAACCTGAAGATGGCCATCGTAAACGGTGAGATGAACTCGACCATCGGTGCGGACTGTGCGTTCGATCCTGGGTGCAGCTTTACCAACCTGTCCTGTCGATACTTGAGCCACCTGAACACGACGATCGTGAAGGAGTACTACTCGGATCTGGATTCGGCGCTCGGTGCGGTACGCGATGGCAATGCCTGGGGTGCTTTATACTTTACGGACAACTTCACCGATGCACTTGTGGCACGCATTGCGCTCG GACGAGATGCGGACGATGAAACGTTGGATCAATCGGAGATTCGCGTGTGGCTCGATATGTCCAACCAGCAGATCGGCATCATGCTCAACCGGGACTTGCAGGTTGCCTACCGGGAGTTTGCCCAGCAGCTGCTCCGAGTGTGCGACAACAACCCGAAGCTTGGCGATGTACCGATTCAGTTCAAGGCTCCGATCTACGGCACCAACGATCCATCGTTCACGGACTTCGTTGCGCCAGGAGTCATTTTGAC TATCGTGTTCTTCCTGGCAGTGGCGCTAACCTCTTCCGCTCTGATCATCGAACGTACCGAGGGTTTGCTGGACCGTTCGTGGGTGGCCGGTGTAACGCCGACCGAAATTCTGTTCTCCCACGTCGTCACACAGTTTGTGGTAATGTGCGGCCAAACGGCACTGGTACTGATCTTCATGATCGTGGTATTCGGTGTAACGAATAATGGTGAGATCGGGTGGATCGTCGTGCTGACCATCCTGCAGGGTCTGTGCGGTATGTGCTTCGGGTTTGTCATTTCGGCAATCTGTGAGCTCGAACGTAACGCCATCCAGCTCGCGCTCGGGTCATTCTATCCGACGCTGCTCCTGTCGGGCGTTATTTGGCCGATCGAAGGTATGCCGCTGGTGCTGCGATACGTATCGCTCTGTTTGCCACTTACCCTGGCCACGACGTCCCTCCGCTCGATACTGGCCCGTGGCTGGAGCATAATGGAACCAGACGTGTACATGGGATTCGTTTCCACGATCGCCTGGATCGCGCTGTTCCTTGTCATCACGATGCTGGTGCTCAAGTTCAAGCGCGGCTAA